The Pedobacter roseus genome contains a region encoding:
- a CDS encoding 3'-5' exonuclease, protein MLKTLDLNQVMVIDIETVPQYPSFQDVPPHFQELWEQKTHYQRSSDQSPEEFYEKAGIMAEFGKIICISLGIFNVQEQSYALRIKSIFGHDEKEMLLQFSSLLSKQAPTLVFCAHNGKEFDFPYLCRRLLVNGIEIPVQLQLSGKKPWEVNHIDTMELWKFGDYKHFTSLNLLAAILDIPTPKDDINGSQVRQVYYEEKNLERIVTYCQKDVITTAQVLLKFKGMDIISAENITIVT, encoded by the coding sequence ATGCTAAAAACGTTAGATCTCAATCAGGTAATGGTTATCGATATCGAAACTGTTCCGCAATACCCGTCATTTCAGGATGTACCCCCACATTTCCAGGAACTTTGGGAACAAAAAACACATTATCAGCGAAGTTCTGACCAAAGTCCTGAAGAATTTTACGAAAAAGCAGGCATCATGGCCGAATTCGGTAAAATTATCTGCATTAGTCTGGGAATTTTTAATGTACAGGAACAATCTTACGCCCTGCGAATCAAATCTATATTTGGTCATGATGAAAAGGAAATGCTTTTACAGTTCTCCAGTTTACTAAGCAAACAAGCACCCACTTTGGTGTTTTGTGCACACAATGGAAAAGAATTCGATTTCCCTTATCTATGTCGCCGGTTATTGGTTAATGGTATAGAAATTCCCGTTCAGCTGCAACTTTCCGGCAAAAAACCATGGGAAGTAAACCATATCGATACCATGGAACTCTGGAAATTCGGCGATTACAAACATTTCACATCATTAAACTTGCTGGCAGCTATTTTGGATATCCCAACTCCAAAAGACGACATTAACGGTTCGCAGGTACGGCAGGTTTATTATGAAGAAAAGAATCTGGAAAGGATTGTCACTTATTGCCAGAAAGATGTAATTACTACCGCACAGGTGTTATTAAAATTTAAGGGAATGGATATAATTTCAGCAGAAAACATTACCATTGTAACGTAA
- a CDS encoding Imm32 family immunity protein, with protein MKIELNIPEYSKERGMIFSWEDGFIIKTEVTENQIIIAANKEGLVSLAKHLLFLAQDKTPVDHHFHLDEYNSLETGSKELLITKI; from the coding sequence ATGAAAATTGAATTAAATATTCCAGAATACTCCAAAGAAAGAGGAATGATTTTTAGTTGGGAGGATGGATTTATCATCAAAACTGAAGTAACCGAAAATCAAATTATTATTGCAGCTAATAAAGAAGGATTGGTTTCTCTTGCAAAACACTTACTCTTTTTAGCACAGGATAAAACTCCGGTTGACCATCATTTTCATTTAGATGAATATAATAGCCTAGAAACAGGCTCAAAAGAACTCCTGATTACTAAAATCTGA
- a CDS encoding ABC transporter ATP-binding protein gives MLNVENLNIDFYNQDEKTWFKAVKQISFNVKKGTVLGIVGESGSGKSVTSFSIMRLHDEKAAKITGDIDFENVSLLNLDTNEIRQIRGNQISMIFQEPMTSLNPVFTCGDQVAEAIMLHRKVDKAEAKKHTIDLFNEVQLPRPEKIFDSYPHQISGGQKQRVMIAMALSCDPKLLIADEPTTALDVTVQKTILQLLLKLKTERNMAMIFISHDLGVVNEIADEVAVMYKGEIVEQGNAKSIFENPQHPYTKGLLACRPSPSLQLKKLPVVADFLTGKIDDASAHLQASNQLTATEIAARREKLYAQKPLLQIKDLCTWYPISNGLFGKTTDYVKAVDQLNFEVFPGETLGLVGESGCGKTTLGRTILRLIQPTSGQIIFNGNDITHISKTDLRKLRKDIQIIFQDPYASLNPRLSIGQSILEPLQVHKLHRNDTERKQKVLELLNKVGLKEEHFNRYPHEFSGGQRQRVVIARALALEPKFIICDESVSALDVSVQAQVLNLIRDLQQEFGLTYIFISHDLAVVKHISDRILVMNKGKIEEEGFPEQIFNAPKAEYTRKLIAAIPGN, from the coding sequence ATGCTAAACGTTGAAAACCTAAATATCGATTTTTATAACCAGGATGAAAAAACCTGGTTTAAAGCTGTAAAACAGATCAGTTTTAACGTAAAAAAAGGAACTGTTTTAGGTATTGTAGGCGAATCTGGCTCCGGAAAATCGGTTACCTCATTTTCTATTATGCGCTTGCACGACGAAAAAGCTGCAAAAATTACGGGTGATATCGATTTTGAGAATGTTAGTCTGCTTAACCTTGATACTAATGAAATCCGCCAGATCAGGGGAAATCAGATTTCAATGATCTTTCAGGAACCCATGACTTCCCTCAACCCTGTTTTTACCTGTGGCGATCAGGTGGCAGAAGCCATTATGCTGCACAGAAAAGTGGATAAAGCCGAAGCAAAAAAACACACTATTGACCTTTTTAACGAGGTACAATTACCCCGTCCCGAAAAAATATTCGATAGTTATCCGCATCAGATTTCCGGTGGACAAAAGCAGCGGGTAATGATTGCCATGGCTTTAAGCTGCGATCCAAAATTATTGATTGCAGATGAACCCACAACTGCTTTGGATGTAACCGTTCAAAAAACCATACTTCAGTTGCTTTTAAAACTGAAAACAGAACGGAATATGGCGATGATCTTTATTTCGCACGATTTAGGTGTGGTGAACGAAATTGCCGACGAAGTTGCTGTAATGTACAAAGGCGAAATTGTAGAACAGGGTAATGCAAAATCCATTTTCGAGAATCCTCAACACCCTTATACCAAAGGTTTGCTTGCCTGTCGCCCTTCCCCTAGCCTGCAGTTAAAAAAATTACCTGTGGTGGCCGATTTCCTTACCGGCAAAATTGACGATGCCTCCGCGCATTTGCAGGCCTCAAACCAGTTAACCGCTACTGAAATTGCAGCAAGAAGGGAAAAATTATATGCACAAAAACCGCTTCTCCAGATAAAGGATCTCTGCACCTGGTATCCCATCAGCAACGGTTTATTCGGAAAAACCACTGATTATGTTAAAGCTGTTGATCAATTAAATTTTGAAGTCTTCCCTGGAGAAACATTAGGGTTGGTAGGCGAATCGGGTTGTGGTAAAACCACTTTGGGGCGCACCATTTTAAGATTAATCCAACCGACCTCTGGTCAGATTATTTTTAACGGCAACGACATTACGCACATCAGCAAAACTGATCTGCGTAAATTAAGGAAAGATATCCAGATCATTTTTCAGGATCCTTATGCTTCTTTAAATCCACGGTTAAGCATCGGTCAATCTATTTTAGAACCTTTACAGGTGCATAAACTACACCGCAACGATACCGAACGCAAACAGAAGGTACTAGAATTACTCAATAAAGTAGGTTTAAAAGAAGAACATTTTAACCGCTACCCACACGAATTTAGCGGCGGACAAAGACAGCGTGTGGTGATTGCCAGGGCCTTGGCTTTAGAACCTAAATTTATCATCTGCGACGAATCGGTTTCTGCTCTCGATGTTTCGGTACAGGCACAGGTTTTAAACCTGATCAGAGATCTGCAACAAGAATTCGGACTCACTTATATCTTCATCTCCCACGATCTTGCTGTTGTTAAACACATTTCAGACCGTATTTTAGTGATGAACAAAGGAAAAATCGAAGAAGAAGGTTTCCCCGAGCAGATATTTAATGCGCCGAAAGCAGAATACACAAGAAAATTAATCGCAGCCATTCCGGGAAATTAA
- a CDS encoding arginine decarboxylase produces MQSYSEFLDLSVGFPQEGFDVIDDELYFQDLNLMEMIETYGTPLRFTYLPMVSKKIQQAKILFQTAILKNNYRGDYKYCYCTKSSHFKHIVEEALKNNIHLETSSAFDMPMVDALEKKGVLTKDTTIICNGFKTYQYKQYIIDMLHDGYTNIIPVLDNKEEFNLFDDEVDIDTPCNLGIRIAAEEQPDSQFYTSRLGVRMEDIIDFYNNKIVHNPNFRVKLLHFFINSGITDSPYYWNELEKYVTLYCKFKKINPDLDTLDIGGGMPFKDSLVFDFDYEYMVNEIVKRIKEICAIHEVMEPDIITEFGKYTVAEASGILYKVLGRKQQNDRERWLMLDGSFITNLPDVWALNQKYILLPINNWDAEYERVNLGGITCDGQDYYNQEAHMNSVFMPKTRKVQYLGFFHTGAYQEVLSGYGGIHHCLLPSPKHVLIRRNRDESFNFEVFGEEQNSKQVLKILGY; encoded by the coding sequence ATGCAGAGTTACTCAGAATTTCTTGATCTAAGTGTTGGTTTCCCGCAAGAGGGTTTCGATGTTATAGATGATGAATTATATTTTCAGGATTTAAACCTGATGGAAATGATTGAAACATACGGTACTCCCCTACGTTTCACGTATTTACCGATGGTAAGTAAGAAGATTCAGCAGGCGAAGATTCTTTTCCAGACCGCTATTTTAAAGAACAATTACCGTGGCGATTATAAGTATTGCTACTGTACAAAAAGCTCACATTTTAAACATATTGTAGAGGAAGCTTTAAAAAACAACATCCACTTAGAAACTTCTTCGGCTTTTGATATGCCAATGGTTGATGCTTTGGAGAAAAAAGGTGTGTTAACAAAAGATACCACCATTATCTGCAACGGCTTTAAAACCTACCAGTACAAGCAATATATTATTGATATGTTGCATGATGGCTACACCAATATTATCCCGGTTTTAGATAACAAAGAGGAATTTAACCTTTTTGATGATGAGGTGGATATTGATACGCCTTGTAACCTGGGTATCCGTATCGCGGCAGAAGAGCAGCCTGATTCGCAGTTTTATACTTCGCGTTTGGGTGTACGTATGGAAGACATTATCGATTTTTACAACAATAAAATCGTGCATAATCCTAATTTCAGGGTTAAATTGTTGCATTTCTTTATCAACTCGGGTATTACCGATTCGCCATATTACTGGAACGAGTTAGAGAAATATGTAACGCTTTATTGCAAATTCAAAAAAATCAATCCTGATTTAGATACCCTGGATATTGGTGGCGGTATGCCATTTAAAGATTCATTGGTTTTCGATTTCGACTACGAATATATGGTAAACGAAATTGTGAAAAGGATTAAAGAAATTTGCGCCATTCACGAAGTAATGGAACCGGATATCATTACAGAATTTGGTAAATATACCGTAGCTGAAGCATCGGGTATCCTTTATAAGGTATTGGGACGTAAACAACAGAATGATCGCGAACGCTGGTTGATGCTGGATGGTTCTTTTATTACCAATTTACCTGATGTTTGGGCATTGAACCAAAAATACATCTTATTACCAATCAACAATTGGGATGCGGAATACGAACGTGTTAACTTAGGCGGTATTACCTGCGATGGGCAGGATTATTACAACCAGGAAGCACACATGAACAGTGTATTTATGCCAAAAACGCGTAAAGTACAGTATCTAGGTTTCTTCCATACCGGGGCTTACCAGGAGGTATTAAGTGGTTACGGTGGTATCCATCACTGTTTATTGCCTAGCCCAAAACATGTACTGATTCGCAGGAACCGTGATGAAAGCTTCAATTTTGAGGTTTTTGGGGAAGAGCAGAACAGTAAGCAAGTGCTGAAGATACTGGGTTACTAG
- a CDS encoding DUF1579 domain-containing protein, protein MAISKFEQSLADGAHKQLQRLTGNWKGTTKTWFEKDVLADESPSEAQITSILGDRFISLDYRGSLEGKNFMGKMIIGFDIPYQRFTTSWMDSFHTGTQIMLSSGEAIINGFSVFGEYGSPEYGEQLWGWRTTLEIISDDEFVLTAYNVSLEGEEAKATETVYKRK, encoded by the coding sequence ATGGCGATAAGTAAATTTGAACAATCTTTAGCAGATGGCGCTCACAAACAATTGCAACGATTAACTGGAAATTGGAAAGGAACAACCAAAACCTGGTTCGAAAAGGATGTGCTGGCAGATGAATCTCCATCTGAAGCACAAATTACGTCTATTCTAGGCGATCGCTTTATTTCTCTTGATTATCGGGGAAGTTTGGAAGGAAAAAATTTTATGGGCAAAATGATTATCGGTTTCGACATTCCGTATCAAAGATTTACGACGAGTTGGATGGATAGTTTCCATACAGGCACTCAGATAATGCTTTCGAGCGGCGAAGCTATAATAAATGGTTTCTCGGTTTTTGGCGAATATGGGAGTCCGGAATATGGTGAACAGCTCTGGGGCTGGAGAACGACATTGGAAATTATTAGCGATGATGAATTTGTATTAACCGCATACAATGTTTCACTTGAAGGGGAAGAGGCAAAAGCGACGGAAACGGTTTATAAGAGAAAGTAA
- a CDS encoding arginine deiminase family protein has protein sequence MSEQNPNFKVSVNTEIGRLRKLLIHSPDSGLGKVVPSKAQDWLFEDIVHLDTIRKGEYDYYIKLLMYFLDPDKIKGKLDEIDSEASDRNFYKPNHPDFHNSKSVIEIQNLLSEMLENESIRKKLVAAVCAIEGCTYKVQLELTNTDPKQLAEIFISGTLANDTMIFAPIPNLIFTRDVGITINNHVLLNKPAKKARVRETLLMRYIFFNHPLFEAYRDNILEIPDVTMHFLRPGDEPAFSTTLEGGDVMMVSPNHVLIGCSERTSEHGANEAIKLLFDQDVVEKVTVVKIPSKRDYMHLDTVFTQVKRNTWVILNSIAHSPKYNPYEPINFLKEPEKLEATTAIQFTKANPQEPKHFEHVEALLNDISQNDLKSSEPTKIIYSGNNQFPYDSREQWTDSCNLLAIKEGVVLGYDRNDKTVEAFKAAGFDVVDVKDLIRDLESGKISAETITDTLILMPSAELSRARGGFHCMSLPILRDDLVQ, from the coding sequence ATGAGCGAGCAAAACCCAAATTTTAAAGTGAGCGTAAACACCGAAATCGGCAGGTTGCGTAAATTATTAATACATAGTCCGGACAGTGGTTTGGGCAAAGTGGTACCTTCTAAAGCACAAGATTGGCTTTTTGAAGATATTGTACATTTAGATACCATCCGTAAGGGCGAATACGATTATTATATAAAACTGCTGATGTATTTTCTTGATCCTGATAAGATTAAAGGAAAACTGGACGAAATAGATTCAGAAGCGTCTGATCGTAATTTTTATAAACCCAATCACCCTGATTTCCACAATTCTAAATCTGTCATCGAGATTCAGAACCTGCTGAGCGAAATGCTCGAAAACGAATCCATCCGGAAAAAACTGGTTGCGGCCGTATGTGCCATAGAAGGTTGTACCTATAAAGTACAGTTAGAGTTAACCAATACTGATCCTAAACAATTGGCCGAGATTTTTATCTCCGGTACATTGGCCAACGATACCATGATTTTTGCGCCGATCCCCAATCTGATTTTTACCAGGGATGTGGGCATTACGATCAATAATCATGTCCTGTTAAACAAACCTGCTAAAAAAGCACGTGTACGCGAAACGCTCCTAATGCGTTATATTTTCTTCAACCATCCGCTGTTCGAAGCTTATCGCGATAACATTCTGGAAATTCCGGACGTAACCATGCACTTCTTACGTCCCGGAGACGAACCTGCGTTCAGCACCACCTTAGAAGGTGGCGATGTGATGATGGTAAGTCCAAACCACGTATTGATTGGTTGTAGTGAAAGAACCTCTGAACATGGTGCAAACGAAGCCATTAAATTGTTGTTCGATCAGGATGTGGTAGAAAAAGTTACGGTAGTAAAAATACCAAGCAAACGCGATTATATGCACCTGGACACTGTTTTTACGCAGGTGAAACGCAATACCTGGGTAATTTTAAATTCGATTGCACATTCTCCAAAATACAATCCTTATGAGCCGATTAATTTTTTAAAAGAGCCCGAAAAACTGGAAGCAACTACTGCCATTCAGTTTACAAAAGCCAATCCACAGGAGCCAAAACATTTCGAACATGTAGAAGCTTTGTTGAATGATATTAGTCAGAACGACTTAAAAAGCAGCGAACCGACCAAAATTATCTACAGTGGAAATAATCAGTTCCCTTACGATTCGCGTGAGCAATGGACAGATTCCTGCAATCTTTTGGCCATTAAAGAAGGTGTGGTTTTAGGCTACGATAGAAACGATAAAACCGTTGAAGCTTTTAAAGCTGCCGGATTTGATGTGGTTGACGTGAAAGACCTGATCCGGGATTTAGAAAGCGGCAAAATAAGCGCCGAAACGATAACCGATACACTGATTTTAATGCCTTCGGCAGAATTATCACGTGCACGCGGTGGTTTCCATTGTATGAGTTTGCCAATATTGAGGGATGATTTAGTTCAGTAG
- a CDS encoding DUF433 domain-containing protein, with protein sequence MAQEQIKLFDRITSTNGLMGGRPTIRGLRFPVSDILELLAAGMNEEQILEEHPVLEKEDIRSALLYSAQKINES encoded by the coding sequence ATGGCGCAAGAACAGATTAAATTATTTGATCGGATCACTTCTACAAATGGTTTGATGGGTGGAAGACCTACAATACGTGGGTTAAGGTTTCCAGTTTCTGATATACTTGAATTATTGGCAGCCGGTATGAATGAAGAACAAATCCTGGAGGAACATCCTGTATTAGAAAAAGAGGACATTAGGTCAGCTTTGTTATACTCCGCTCAAAAAATAAATGAGTCATAA
- a CDS encoding DUF72 domain-containing protein, translated as MQFGKVDDPSIIDYTLPADAPETASILATNKPKQDFKAFVGCAKWNKADLKGFYPKGTKDELTYYSTQFNSIELNATFYGMPTSEQVITWTQKTPADFKFFPKLTNTISHFKRLINVKEPVEQYCDAISNFEDKLGMAFLQLHDNFKPKDFERLKIVINEFPKVIPLGVEVRNTEWFTNPAIANEFAKLFEDNGITNIIVDTSGRRDMLHMRLTTPTAFIRFVGANDDEIDKKRLDDWIERIVSWKEQGLQNLYFFVHQNVELSSPLFSAYSTEKLNKAVGTDLKIPVMANQAAPGLF; from the coding sequence ATGCAATTCGGTAAAGTAGACGACCCTTCGATTATAGATTATACCCTTCCTGCAGATGCTCCTGAAACAGCATCAATTTTAGCAACAAATAAACCTAAACAGGATTTTAAGGCATTTGTAGGCTGTGCAAAATGGAATAAAGCCGATTTAAAAGGTTTTTATCCGAAAGGAACCAAGGATGAATTAACCTACTATTCAACCCAGTTTAATTCGATCGAACTAAATGCCACCTTTTACGGCATGCCAACCAGCGAACAGGTAATTACGTGGACGCAAAAAACACCTGCAGATTTTAAATTTTTCCCAAAGCTCACCAATACCATCAGTCACTTTAAAAGATTGATTAACGTTAAAGAACCTGTTGAGCAATATTGCGATGCCATCAGTAATTTTGAAGATAAACTGGGTATGGCTTTTCTTCAGCTTCATGATAATTTTAAACCCAAAGATTTTGAAAGGTTAAAAATCGTGATCAATGAATTTCCAAAGGTAATTCCACTGGGCGTTGAAGTGAGGAATACAGAATGGTTTACCAACCCCGCCATTGCAAACGAATTTGCCAAACTTTTCGAAGATAACGGTATAACCAACATCATTGTTGATACTTCAGGCAGAAGAGACATGCTGCACATGCGTTTAACCACTCCAACGGCTTTTATACGTTTCGTAGGTGCTAATGATGATGAAATCGACAAAAAACGCTTAGATGATTGGATCGAAAGGATTGTAAGCTGGAAAGAACAGGGTTTACAGAACCTATACTTTTTTGTGCACCAGAATGTGGAACTTTCTTCTCCATTATTTTCTGCTTATTCCACCGAAAAACTAAATAAAGCGGTTGGAACCGATTTAAAAATCCCGGTGATGGCCAATCAGGCAGCGCCAGGTTTATTTTAA
- the ctlX gene encoding citrulline utilization hydrolase CtlX — protein MTSEPMNQTTNHILMIRPVDFKFNEQTAGNNMFQIASADSDVQEQALKEFDAFVNLLRNNDVDVTVVNDTLEPETPDSIFPNNWVSFHEDGSVYLYPMFSENRRLERRNEILDGLKNKFEVNHISDLSFYEKQYAFLEGTGSMVLDRTNKIAYACLSVRTDAEVLNNFCMLTGYEPVAFQAVDATNFPIYHTNVMMCIGDRFAVICLDSIKDSEERLNVTISLKGTGKEIIEISLEQMNKFAGNMLQVSNATGESLLVMSEQAYLSLDAEQIAALEKYSRIIYAPLYTIEKNGGGSARCMLAEIHLPGKD, from the coding sequence ATGACAAGTGAACCAATGAACCAAACGACAAACCATATCCTCATGATCCGCCCTGTTGATTTTAAATTCAACGAGCAAACGGCTGGAAATAACATGTTCCAAATTGCATCTGCAGATAGCGATGTACAAGAACAGGCCTTAAAAGAATTTGATGCTTTTGTTAATCTTTTGCGCAATAATGATGTCGATGTTACTGTAGTGAATGATACGTTAGAACCTGAAACGCCGGATTCTATTTTCCCGAACAATTGGGTTTCCTTTCACGAGGATGGCTCGGTATACCTTTATCCCATGTTTTCCGAAAATCGCAGGTTAGAGCGCCGCAATGAAATTTTGGATGGACTAAAAAACAAATTCGAGGTAAACCACATTAGTGATTTAAGCTTTTACGAGAAACAATATGCTTTTTTAGAGGGCACTGGAAGTATGGTATTAGACCGTACCAATAAAATTGCTTATGCTTGTTTAAGTGTACGCACCGATGCAGAAGTGCTGAACAATTTCTGTATGCTTACGGGATATGAGCCCGTGGCTTTTCAGGCGGTTGATGCTACAAATTTCCCAATTTACCACACCAATGTAATGATGTGCATCGGCGACCGTTTTGCGGTGATCTGTCTCGATTCAATTAAAGATTCTGAAGAAAGATTAAATGTAACCATCAGTTTAAAAGGTACAGGAAAAGAAATTATAGAGATCAGTTTAGAGCAGATGAACAAATTTGCGGGTAACATGCTGCAGGTAAGCAATGCAACCGGCGAAAGTTTATTGGTAATGTCTGAACAGGCTTATTTATCATTAGATGCTGAGCAAATTGCTGCACTTGAAAAGTATAGCCGAATTATTTATGCCCCACTTTACACCATCGAAAAAAATGGTGGTGGCAGTGCAAGGTGTATGCTCGCGGAGATACATTTGCCAGGTAAAGATTAA
- the argS gene encoding arginine--tRNA ligase — MNFIIAATQKAILELYKEEVAESVINIQDTRKEFEGQATIVVFPITKISKKSPEQTANEIGEYLVANVADVTKFNVVKGFLNLSIAESYFLKQFNEEILKPDFGVYAPNGKKVMVEYSSPNTNKPLHLGHVRNNLLGYSVSELLKAYGYDVVKVNLVNDRGIHICKSMLAWQKWGNGETPESTGLKGDHLVGKYYVIFDKEYKKEIDALKAEGQTEDEAKKNAPLIKEAQQMLLKWEQGDEEVVSLWKTMNEWVYAGFNVTYKNLGVDFDKFYYESNTYLLGKGTVDEGLAKGVFFKKEDGSVWIDLTADGLDQKLVLRADGTSVYITQDLGTAEMKHDDFNMDESIYVVGNEQDYHFKVLFLILEKLGKSWAKGLYHLSYGMVDLPNGKMKSREGTVVDADELIESMVTTAREKTEELGKTNDFSEEDKEELYKNIGLGALKYFLLKVEPKKRLLFNPAESIDFQGNTGPFIQYTHARIKSLLSKTNYQFAVGSEQFSGISEVELEMILQLAKYPEEIAIAAKAYSPASLANYLYELAKLFNKFYHEVPPIVKTEEGDVKQFRLNLSKKTADIIHAGMLILGITSPERM; from the coding sequence ATGAATTTTATTATTGCCGCAACACAGAAAGCCATTCTTGAACTTTATAAAGAAGAAGTTGCTGAAAGTGTAATCAACATACAAGATACCCGTAAGGAATTTGAAGGACAGGCAACGATTGTTGTTTTTCCGATTACTAAAATTTCGAAGAAATCGCCTGAGCAGACTGCAAACGAAATTGGAGAATACCTGGTTGCCAATGTAGCCGATGTAACCAAATTTAATGTGGTTAAAGGCTTTTTGAACTTAAGTATTGCCGAAAGTTATTTCTTAAAACAGTTTAACGAAGAAATTTTAAAACCCGATTTTGGTGTATATGCACCGAATGGTAAAAAAGTGATGGTAGAATATTCTTCTCCAAATACCAATAAACCGCTTCACCTGGGCCATGTGCGTAATAACTTGTTGGGTTATTCGGTTTCGGAGCTGTTAAAAGCCTATGGTTACGATGTGGTAAAGGTAAATCTGGTTAATGATCGTGGTATCCACATCTGTAAATCGATGTTGGCCTGGCAAAAATGGGGCAATGGCGAAACACCTGAAAGTACTGGTTTGAAAGGCGATCATTTAGTTGGAAAATACTATGTGATTTTTGATAAAGAGTACAAAAAAGAAATTGATGCTTTAAAAGCGGAAGGACAAACTGAAGACGAAGCGAAGAAAAATGCACCGTTGATTAAGGAAGCACAACAAATGCTTTTGAAATGGGAGCAAGGTGATGAGGAAGTGGTTTCGCTTTGGAAAACCATGAACGAGTGGGTTTACGCGGGTTTTAATGTGACTTATAAAAACCTGGGCGTAGATTTTGATAAATTCTATTACGAAAGCAATACCTATTTATTAGGAAAAGGTACGGTTGATGAAGGTTTGGCCAAAGGCGTTTTCTTTAAAAAAGAAGATGGTTCGGTGTGGATTGATTTAACTGCTGATGGTTTAGACCAAAAACTGGTTTTACGTGCTGATGGAACTTCGGTTTACATTACACAGGATTTGGGTACTGCCGAAATGAAACACGACGATTTCAATATGGATGAGTCGATTTATGTGGTTGGTAATGAGCAGGATTATCATTTTAAGGTGTTATTCCTGATTTTGGAGAAACTGGGCAAAAGCTGGGCAAAAGGTTTATACCATCTATCATACGGAATGGTTGATTTACCGAATGGCAAAATGAAAAGCCGCGAGGGAACCGTTGTTGATGCAGATGAACTGATTGAAAGCATGGTAACCACCGCCCGCGAGAAAACAGAAGAATTGGGTAAAACCAACGATTTTAGCGAAGAAGATAAAGAAGAACTATATAAAAATATTGGTTTAGGTGCCTTGAAATACTTTTTATTAAAGGTTGAACCGAAGAAACGTTTATTGTTCAATCCTGCTGAAAGTATCGATTTTCAGGGAAATACTGGTCCGTTTATACAGTATACGCACGCGAGGATTAAATCGTTGTTAAGTAAAACCAATTATCAGTTTGCGGTTGGCAGTGAGCAGTTTTCGGGTATATCGGAAGTAGAATTGGAAATGATCTTACAATTGGCTAAATATCCTGAAGAAATTGCGATTGCAGCTAAGGCTTATAGTCCGGCAAGTTTGGCCAACTATTTATACGAACTGGCGAAGCTGTTCAACAAGTTTTATCATGAGGTACCGCCGATCGTAAAAACCGAAGAGGGTGATGTGAAACAGTTCCGTTTAAATTTAAGCAAGAAAACTGCTGATATTATACATGCAGGGATGTTGATTTTAGGGATTACTTCGCCGGAGCGGATGTAA